In Thermobaculum terrenum ATCC BAA-798, one genomic interval encodes:
- a CDS encoding carbohydrate ABC transporter permease has protein sequence MGGRSDRLGVRLQARPQLARPWHLGIAQREALHCYIFMAPSVLGLLLFSLGPMIASLLLSFTQYDVVSPPKWIGLQNYQDLLHDDLFWQALKVTSLYSAVSVPATLALGLLLALLLNQRFRGVYFLRTVYYLPTVISGVAVAMLWRWMFNADYGIINVLLGKVGVQGPQWLLSERWALPALIITSLWGFGGTMLIYLAGLQGIPTELYEAAEIDGAGTWGKFRHVTLPLISHVTFFNLVLGIIGSLQVFAEAYVLTGGGPNNATLLLSVYLYNNAFQYLKMGYASAIAWVMFVIVLLLTLLVLRSSSRWVFYEVEES, from the coding sequence GTGGGTGGACGAAGCGACAGGTTAGGTGTGCGGTTGCAGGCTCGCCCACAGCTGGCGCGCCCTTGGCACCTGGGAATAGCCCAGCGCGAGGCCCTGCACTGCTACATCTTCATGGCACCATCGGTTCTGGGCCTGCTGCTCTTCTCGCTGGGGCCCATGATCGCCTCCCTGCTCCTGAGCTTCACGCAGTACGACGTAGTTTCCCCCCCAAAGTGGATCGGCCTACAGAACTACCAGGACCTGCTACATGACGACCTGTTCTGGCAGGCTCTCAAGGTCACGTCACTCTACTCGGCGGTTAGTGTGCCGGCGACGCTAGCGCTGGGGCTGCTGCTGGCGCTGCTGCTCAATCAGCGCTTCCGGGGCGTCTACTTCCTCCGCACAGTGTACTACCTGCCGACCGTCATATCCGGGGTCGCGGTGGCCATGTTGTGGCGCTGGATGTTCAACGCCGACTACGGGATCATCAACGTGCTGCTGGGCAAGGTAGGCGTCCAGGGACCGCAGTGGCTGCTCAGCGAGAGGTGGGCGCTGCCCGCGCTGATCATCACCAGCTTGTGGGGCTTCGGCGGCACCATGCTGATCTACCTGGCCGGCCTGCAGGGCATCCCCACGGAGCTGTACGAGGCGGCGGAGATCGACGGAGCCGGCACCTGGGGTAAGTTCCGCCACGTGACCCTCCCGCTCATCTCCCACGTAACCTTCTTCAACCTGGTGTTGGGGATAATCGGGTCCCTGCAGGTCTTTGCCGAGGCCTACGTGCTGACCGGCGGAGGGCCGAACAACGCCACCCTGCTACTGTCGGTCTACCTCTACAACAACGCCTTTCAGTACCTGAAGATGGGCTACGCCTCGGCGATCGCCTGGGTGATGTTCGTGATCGTGCTGCTGCTGACGCTGCTGGTGCTGAGGTCGTCCTCGCGCTGGGTATTCTACGAGGTGGAGGAGAGCTGA
- a CDS encoding carbohydrate ABC transporter permease: MSSAILAAGALFILVPFFWMVSTALKPASQTYIFPPVWIPRPPRFQNFREVLDLVPFLTYARNTFIIVASVLVGTLLSCSFSAYGFARLRAPGRDLIFLGLLATMMLPSTVTLVPTYLGFNKLGWINTFKPLIVPAFFGNAYFVFLLRQFYRTIPKDLEDAAKIDGASYYRIWWNIMLPLTTPALATVALFTFVWTYNDFFGPLIYLTDDTKWTIAVALSQFQGSPRIGPQMHLLMAATTLAIVPPVALFLLAQRYFVQGIVMTGIKG, encoded by the coding sequence GTGTCGTCGGCGATCCTGGCGGCCGGAGCCCTGTTCATCTTGGTCCCCTTCTTCTGGATGGTATCCACGGCGCTCAAACCGGCCAGCCAAACCTACATCTTCCCACCGGTGTGGATCCCCCGCCCGCCGCGTTTCCAGAACTTCCGGGAGGTCCTGGACCTGGTGCCGTTCCTGACGTACGCTCGCAACACCTTCATCATCGTCGCCTCCGTGCTCGTGGGCACCCTCCTGTCGTGCTCCTTCAGCGCCTACGGCTTCGCGCGCCTGCGGGCCCCCGGACGCGACCTGATCTTCCTGGGGCTGCTGGCGACCATGATGCTGCCCTCCACGGTCACCCTAGTGCCCACGTACCTGGGGTTCAACAAGCTGGGGTGGATCAACACCTTCAAGCCCCTAATAGTCCCGGCGTTCTTCGGCAACGCCTACTTCGTGTTCCTGCTGCGCCAGTTCTACAGGACGATCCCGAAGGACCTAGAGGACGCGGCCAAGATCGACGGCGCCAGCTACTACCGTATATGGTGGAACATCATGCTGCCCCTGACCACCCCCGCCTTGGCGACGGTGGCGCTGTTTACCTTTGTGTGGACCTACAACGACTTCTTTGGCCCACTCATCTACCTCACCGATGACACGAAGTGGACGATCGCGGTGGCGCTGTCCCAGTTTCAGGGGTCGCCGCGGATAGGCCCCCAGATGCACCTGCTGATGGCGGCCACCACCCTGGCGATCGTGCCCCCCGTGGCGCTCTTCCTGTTGGCGCAGCGCTACTTCGTGCAGGGGATAGTCATGACGGGGATCAAGGGCTGA